One genomic region from Rosa rugosa chromosome 1, drRosRugo1.1, whole genome shotgun sequence encodes:
- the LOC133724564 gene encoding GDP-mannose transporter GONST1 isoform X1: protein MKPFEKNEADLEDGKLDKDRDKTPRSNKVVKIQNQALLSGLAYCISSCSMILVNKFVLSSYDFNAGISLMLYQNLISVIIVSTLSLLGIISTEPLTWRLVKVWLPVNVIFVGMLITSMFSLKYINVAMVTVLKNVTNVITAVGEMYLFQKHHDSRVWTALFLMIISAISGGVTDLSFHAVGYAWQLTNCFLTASYSLTLRRVMDTAKLVTKSGTLNEFSMVLLNNSLSFPLGILLIFLFNEVDYLFTTPLLRLPSFWLVITLSGFLGLAISFTSMWFLHQTGATTYSLVGSLNKIPLSVAGIVLFKVPTSLENSASIFFGLLAGVFFARAKMRERSQS, encoded by the exons ATGAAGCCTTTTGAAAAGAATGAAGCTGATTTGGAAGATGGAAAGTTAGACAAAGACAGAGATAAAACACCACGAAGTAATAAGGTGGTCAAAATACAAAACCAGGCCCTGTTGTCTGGTCTCGCATATTGCATATCTTCCTGCAGCATGATACTAGTTAACAAATTCGTGCTTTCCAGCTATGATTTTAATGCTGGAATTTCTTTGATGCTGTACCAG AACCTCATCTCAGTTATTATTGTGTCTACATTGAGTTTGCTGGGAATAATATCAACGGAACCACTAACATGGAGATTGGTTAAGGTCTGGTTGCCTGTGAATGTTATATTTGTTGGGATGCTCATTACAAGCATGTTTAG CTTGAAGTACATCAATGTAGCGATGGTCACAGTCCTGAAGAATGTTACTAATGTGATCACTGCTGTTGGTGAAATGTATCTCTTTCAGAAGCACCATGACAGCAGAGTATGGACTGCTCTGTTTCTAATG ataatttcagcaatttcGGGAGGGGTGACTGATTTATCTTTTCATGCAGTCGGCTATGCGTGGCAACTTACTAACTGTTTCTTAACTGCATCTTATTCT CTGACTCTGCGGAGGGTCATGGATACAGCAAAGCTTGTTACAAAATCTGGAACATTGAACGAGTTTTCTATGGTCCTGCTAAATAACTCCCTTTCTTTCCCCCTGGGGATTCtgcttatttttcttttcaatgagGTTGATTATCTCTTTACCAC ACCGCTTCTGAGATTGCCAAGCTTCTGGTTGGTAATAACACTAAGTGGATTTTTGGGTCTGGCAATCAGCTTCACTTCAATGTGGTTTCTTCATCAAACAGGTGCTACAACATACAG CCTTGTAGGTTCACTGAATAAGATCCCTCTATCCGTTGCTGGAATTGTACTTTTCAAGGTCCCAACCAGTTTAGAGAACTCCGCGAGCATATTCTTTG GTCTTTTGGCGGGAGTATTTTTCGCTAGAGCTAAAATGCGAGAGAGATCTCAATCCTGA
- the LOC133724564 gene encoding GDP-mannose transporter GONST1 isoform X2 — MVTVLKNVTNVITAVGEMYLFQKHHDSRVWTALFLMIISAISGGVTDLSFHAVGYAWQLTNCFLTASYSLTLRRVMDTAKLVTKSGTLNEFSMVLLNNSLSFPLGILLIFLFNEVDYLFTTPLLRLPSFWLVITLSGFLGLAISFTSMWFLHQTGATTYSLVGSLNKIPLSVAGIVLFKVPTSLENSASIFFGLLAGVFFARAKMRERSQS, encoded by the exons ATGGTCACAGTCCTGAAGAATGTTACTAATGTGATCACTGCTGTTGGTGAAATGTATCTCTTTCAGAAGCACCATGACAGCAGAGTATGGACTGCTCTGTTTCTAATG ataatttcagcaatttcGGGAGGGGTGACTGATTTATCTTTTCATGCAGTCGGCTATGCGTGGCAACTTACTAACTGTTTCTTAACTGCATCTTATTCT CTGACTCTGCGGAGGGTCATGGATACAGCAAAGCTTGTTACAAAATCTGGAACATTGAACGAGTTTTCTATGGTCCTGCTAAATAACTCCCTTTCTTTCCCCCTGGGGATTCtgcttatttttcttttcaatgagGTTGATTATCTCTTTACCAC ACCGCTTCTGAGATTGCCAAGCTTCTGGTTGGTAATAACACTAAGTGGATTTTTGGGTCTGGCAATCAGCTTCACTTCAATGTGGTTTCTTCATCAAACAGGTGCTACAACATACAG CCTTGTAGGTTCACTGAATAAGATCCCTCTATCCGTTGCTGGAATTGTACTTTTCAAGGTCCCAACCAGTTTAGAGAACTCCGCGAGCATATTCTTTG GTCTTTTGGCGGGAGTATTTTTCGCTAGAGCTAAAATGCGAGAGAGATCTCAATCCTGA
- the LOC133724566 gene encoding photosystem I reaction center subunit N, chloroplastic, with product MAAMNSSVLASNYAISGSSAVLAEANGKMTSMPQRVAMPVIRAQHQESQSVGGRRAALLFLTATAAAVASNSIANASVFDDYLEKSKANKELNDKKRLATSGANFARAFTVQFGTCKFPENFTGCQDLAKQNKVPFLSDDLKLECEGKDKYKCGSNVFWKW from the exons ATGGCAGCCATGAACTCTAGCGTTTTGGCAAGTAACTATGCCATCTCTGGCAGCAGTGCAGTACTGGCTGAAGCCAATGGCAAGATGACCTCCATGCCTCAGAGAGTAGCTATGCCTGTAATTAGGGCCCAACATCAAGAGTCGCAAAGCGTTGGAGGAAGAAGAGCTGCACTGCTCTTCCTCACCGCCACTGCGGCTGCTGTTGCCTCCAACTCCATTGCCAATGCCAGCGTCTTTGACGACTACCTGGAGAAGAGCAAGGCCAACAAg GAACTCAATGACAAGAAGAGGCTTGCAACAAGTGGAGCAAACTTTGCAAGAGCATTCACTGTTCAATTTGGGACCTGCAAATTCCCTGAGAACTTCACTGGCTGCCAAGATCTTGCCAAGCAAAAT AAGGTGCCATTTCTCTCTGACGATCTGAAGTTGGAATGCGAAGGCAAGGACAAGTACAAGTGTGGTTCCAATGTATTCTGGAAATGGTGA